A window of Brevibacterium ihuae contains these coding sequences:
- the rpsM gene encoding 30S ribosomal protein S13: protein MARLAGVDLPREKRVEVALTYIFGVGRTRASQTLTETGIDPNTRVKDLSDAELVQLRDYIEGTFKVEGDLRREVAADIRRKVEIGSYEGLRHRRGLPVRGQRTKTNARTRKGPKRTVAGKKK from the coding sequence ATGGCACGTCTTGCCGGAGTCGACCTCCCGCGTGAGAAGCGCGTGGAAGTCGCCCTGACATACATTTTCGGTGTGGGCCGCACTCGTGCGAGCCAGACCCTGACCGAGACCGGGATCGATCCGAACACCCGGGTCAAGGATCTGTCCGATGCCGAGCTCGTGCAGCTGCGCGACTACATCGAGGGCACGTTCAAGGTAGAGGGCGATCTCCGTCGCGAGGTCGCCGCCGACATCCGCCGCAAGGTCGAGATCGGCAGCTACGAAGGCCTGCGCCACCGCCGGGGTCTCCCCGTCCGCGGTCAGCGCACGAAGACCAATGCGCGCACCCGCAAGGGGCCCAAGCGCACGGTGGCCGGTAAGAAGAAGTAA
- the rpsE gene encoding 30S ribosomal protein S5 yields the protein MSTEENKDQQVAQTETPQTDDRNRGRGRGRGEGGGRDNRRGNRQDRDDKNQFIEHVVTINRVSKVVKGGRRFSFTALVVVGDGNGMVGMGYGKAKEVPAAIAKGVEEAKKSFFRVPRIQQTIPHPVQGEAAAGVVLLRPAAPGTGVIAGGPVRAVLDCAGIHDILSKSLGSSNAINIVHATIAALKGLERPEEVAARRGLPVDEVAPYAMLRAAESGAKA from the coding sequence GTGAGCACTGAAGAGAACAAGGACCAGCAGGTGGCCCAGACCGAGACCCCGCAGACCGACGACCGCAACCGCGGACGCGGCCGGGGACGCGGCGAGGGCGGCGGTCGCGACAACCGTCGCGGCAACCGGCAGGACCGGGACGACAAGAACCAGTTCATCGAGCACGTCGTCACCATCAACCGCGTGTCGAAGGTGGTCAAGGGCGGACGTCGGTTCTCCTTCACCGCGCTCGTGGTCGTCGGTGACGGCAACGGCATGGTGGGCATGGGCTACGGCAAGGCCAAGGAAGTTCCCGCGGCCATCGCCAAGGGTGTCGAGGAGGCGAAGAAGAGCTTCTTCCGCGTCCCCCGCATCCAGCAGACCATCCCGCACCCCGTCCAGGGTGAGGCCGCGGCAGGCGTCGTCCTGCTCCGCCCGGCCGCACCGGGCACCGGCGTGATCGCCGGCGGTCCCGTGCGGGCCGTCCTCGACTGCGCGGGCATCCACGACATCCTCTCGAAGTCGCTGGGCTCCTCGAACGCCATCAACATCGTGCACGCCACGATCGCGGCGCTCAAGGGTCTCGAGCGGCCGGAGGAAGTCGCCGCCCGCCGTGGACTCCCGGTCGACGAAGTGGCGCCGTACGCCATGCTGCGCGCGGCAGAGAGCGGGGCGAAGGCCTGA
- the rplR gene encoding 50S ribosomal protein L18, translating to MAFGKKQSYGKGKAAARARRHNRLRKHINGTAERPRLVVNRSSRHVFVQVIDDTVGKTLASASTMEADLRGAGDDKTAKARRVGELVAERAKAAGVETVVFDRGGNTYHGRVAAIAEGAREGGLSL from the coding sequence ATGGCCTTCGGAAAGAAGCAGAGCTACGGCAAGGGCAAGGCCGCTGCGCGTGCCCGTCGCCACAACCGTCTGCGCAAGCACATCAACGGCACCGCCGAGCGGCCGCGTCTCGTGGTCAACCGGTCGAGCCGCCACGTGTTCGTGCAGGTCATCGACGACACCGTCGGCAAGACCCTCGCATCGGCCTCCACCATGGAAGCGGATCTCCGGGGTGCCGGCGACGACAAGACCGCGAAGGCGCGCCGGGTCGGCGAGCTCGTCGCAGAGCGCGCCAAGGCAGCAGGCGTTGAGACCGTGGTGTTCGACCGCGGCGGCAACACCTACCACGGCCGCGTCGCCGCGATCGCAGAAGGTGCACGCGAAGGAGGACTGTCCCTGTGA
- the secY gene encoding preprotein translocase subunit SecY: protein MLGAIGRAFRTPDLRNKLLFTLGVVVLYRLGSYIPAPGIDYAQVQQCVANPQLSQGAFGLINLFSGGALLQLSIFALGIMPYITASIITQLLRVVIPRFEALHKEGASGQAKLTQYTRYMTIGLGILNATTLVSTVRTGALFGNVEGCQDLIVNDTWWGVLIIVITLTAGTGLIMWLGEQITERGVGNGMSLLIFTAVAAGFPAAFGAILTSQGIDIFLIVVAVGLAIVALVVFVEQSQRRIPVQYAKRMVGRRMFGGTSTYIPIKVNQAGVIPVIFASSVLYLPSLVAQFGDPEAQWVQWITEYLTTGDHPVYMLVYFLLTIFFTYFYVAITFNPEEVADNMKKYGGFIPGIRAGRPTEQYLSYVLTRITFPGSLYLAFVAMIPLIALVLIDANQNFPFGGTSILIIVGVGLETVKQIDSQMQQRHYEGLLR from the coding sequence TTGCTCGGCGCAATTGGGCGGGCTTTCAGAACGCCCGATCTGAGGAACAAACTCCTCTTCACTCTCGGCGTTGTCGTGCTCTACCGGCTCGGCTCGTACATCCCCGCCCCCGGCATCGACTACGCCCAGGTCCAGCAGTGCGTCGCGAACCCGCAGCTCAGCCAGGGGGCCTTCGGCCTCATCAACCTGTTCAGCGGCGGGGCCCTGCTCCAGCTCTCGATCTTCGCGCTGGGCATCATGCCGTACATCACCGCGAGCATCATCACCCAGCTCCTGCGCGTCGTCATCCCGCGCTTCGAGGCGCTCCACAAGGAGGGCGCCTCCGGTCAGGCGAAGCTCACCCAGTACACGCGCTACATGACCATCGGCCTCGGCATCCTCAATGCCACGACCCTCGTGTCCACGGTGCGCACCGGTGCGCTCTTCGGCAACGTCGAGGGATGCCAGGACCTCATCGTCAACGACACCTGGTGGGGCGTCCTCATCATCGTCATCACCCTTACCGCGGGCACCGGCCTCATCATGTGGCTCGGCGAGCAGATCACCGAGCGCGGCGTGGGCAACGGCATGTCGCTGCTGATCTTCACCGCCGTGGCCGCCGGCTTCCCGGCCGCTTTCGGCGCGATCCTCACCTCGCAGGGCATCGACATCTTCCTCATCGTCGTGGCCGTCGGCCTCGCGATCGTCGCGCTCGTCGTGTTCGTCGAGCAGTCGCAGCGGCGCATCCCGGTGCAGTACGCCAAGCGCATGGTCGGCCGCCGGATGTTCGGCGGCACCTCGACCTACATCCCGATCAAGGTCAACCAGGCCGGCGTGATCCCGGTGATCTTCGCCTCCTCGGTGCTGTACCTGCCCAGCCTCGTCGCGCAGTTCGGCGATCCCGAAGCGCAGTGGGTCCAGTGGATCACCGAGTACCTCACCACCGGCGACCACCCGGTCTACATGCTCGTCTACTTCCTGCTGACGATCTTCTTCACCTACTTCTACGTCGCGATCACCTTCAACCCCGAAGAGGTCGCGGACAACATGAAGAAGTACGGCGGATTCATCCCCGGCATCCGCGCCGGACGGCCGACCGAGCAGTACCTGAGCTACGTGCTCACCCGGATCACCTTCCCGGGTTCGCTCTACCTCGCGTTCGTGGCGATGATCCCGCTCATCGCGCTCGTGCTCATCGACGCCAACCAGAACTTCCCGTTCGGCGGCACCTCGATCCTCATCATCGTCGGTGTGGGCCTCGAGACCGTCAAGCAGATCGATTCGCAGATGCAGCAGCGTCACTACGAAGGCCTGCTGCGCTGA
- the rpsK gene encoding 30S ribosomal protein S11 — MPPKTRAASAARNTRRKAKKNIVNGQAHIKSTFNNTIVSITDPTGAVISWASSGEVGFKGSRKSTPYAAQMAAESAARRAQEHGLKKVDVFVKGPGSGRETAIRSLQAAGLELGTIQDVTPTPHNGCRPPKRRRG; from the coding sequence ATGCCTCCCAAGACTCGCGCAGCCTCCGCTGCTCGGAACACCCGCCGCAAGGCCAAGAAGAACATCGTCAACGGTCAGGCCCACATCAAGTCGACCTTCAACAACACCATCGTGTCGATCACCGACCCGACCGGCGCCGTGATCTCATGGGCTTCCTCCGGTGAGGTCGGCTTCAAGGGCTCCCGCAAGTCCACCCCGTACGCAGCGCAGATGGCCGCGGAATCCGCTGCCCGCCGCGCCCAGGAGCACGGCCTCAAGAAGGTCGACGTCTTCGTCAAGGGCCCGGGCTCCGGACGCGAGACCGCGATCCGCTCGCTCCAGGCCGCCGGCCTCGAGCTCGGCACCATCCAGGACGTCACCCCGACGCCGCACAACGGCTGCCGCCCGCCCAAGCGCCGGCGCGGCTGA
- a CDS encoding MalY/PatB family protein translates to MTLPEYTPDQLRERGALKWTAVPDTLGAFIAEADFGTAPAVHRALADLSERELFTYTPPWMLRELREATAEFCSRHHGWEIPPARIAAVPDVITAYAAMIDLYTEPGTPVVLMTPAYMPFFRVPPLRGREIREVALLRTADGWEIDEPALEAALSGGALLVLCNPHNPVGKVYSRTELETVSRIAERTGSRVFADEIHAPLVFPGSAHVPYASVSPAAAAHAITAVSASKAFNIPGLKCAQMIFSNPADRRRFAELGEFVAHSTANPGIAATIAAYREGDSWLAELVDYLDGNRRALAGLLAEHLPAAQHLPAEGGYIAWVDLRAYDLGDDPAGFLREHAGVALTDGRECGTAGAGHVRINTATPRAILVEIVERTAEAITGRAGAARPAPAAPTR, encoded by the coding sequence ATGACGCTTCCCGAGTACACCCCGGACCAGCTCCGTGAGCGCGGAGCCCTCAAGTGGACCGCCGTCCCCGACACCCTCGGCGCCTTCATCGCCGAAGCCGATTTCGGCACCGCGCCGGCCGTGCACCGCGCGCTCGCCGACCTGAGCGAGCGCGAGCTCTTCACCTATACGCCGCCGTGGATGCTCCGCGAGCTCCGTGAGGCGACCGCGGAGTTCTGCTCCCGTCACCACGGCTGGGAGATCCCGCCGGCGCGGATCGCTGCGGTCCCCGACGTCATCACCGCCTACGCCGCGATGATCGACCTCTACACCGAACCGGGCACCCCCGTCGTCCTCATGACGCCGGCGTACATGCCGTTCTTCCGCGTCCCGCCGCTGCGCGGCCGGGAGATCCGGGAGGTCGCGCTGCTCCGCACCGCCGACGGCTGGGAGATCGACGAGCCCGCCCTGGAAGCTGCGCTCTCCGGCGGAGCGCTGCTCGTGCTGTGCAATCCTCACAACCCCGTGGGCAAGGTCTACTCGCGCACCGAGCTCGAGACGGTGAGCCGGATCGCGGAGCGGACCGGGAGCCGGGTGTTCGCCGACGAGATCCACGCCCCGCTCGTGTTCCCCGGGTCCGCGCACGTGCCCTACGCCTCCGTCTCCCCCGCGGCGGCCGCGCACGCGATCACCGCGGTGTCCGCCTCGAAGGCCTTCAACATCCCCGGCCTCAAGTGCGCCCAGATGATCTTCTCGAACCCCGCGGACCGCCGGAGGTTCGCCGAGCTCGGCGAGTTCGTCGCCCACTCGACCGCGAACCCCGGGATCGCGGCGACCATCGCCGCGTACCGCGAGGGCGATTCCTGGCTCGCCGAGCTCGTGGACTACCTCGACGGCAACCGTCGTGCTCTCGCCGGGCTGCTCGCCGAGCACCTGCCCGCCGCGCAGCATCTGCCCGCGGAGGGCGGATATATCGCCTGGGTGGATCTGCGGGCCTACGACCTCGGCGACGATCCCGCCGGGTTCCTCCGCGAGCACGCCGGCGTCGCGCTCACCGACGGCCGCGAATGCGGCACGGCGGGGGCCGGGCACGTCCGGATCAACACCGCGACCCCGCGTGCGATCCTCGTCGAGATCGTCGAACGGACCGCCGAGGCGATCACCGGGCGGGCGGGTGCTGCCCGGCCGGCTCCCGCGGCTCCCACTCGATGA
- the rpsH gene encoding 30S ribosomal protein S8 has protein sequence MTMTDPVADMLTRLRNANSAYHEDVSMPYSKLKSNIAEILKTEGFISDWRVADAEVGKKLELDLKFGPNRERSIAGIRRVSKPGLRVYAKSTNLPKVLGGLGIAILSTSSGLLTDKQASKKGVGGEVLAYVW, from the coding sequence ATGACAATGACTGATCCTGTCGCAGACATGCTCACGCGTCTGCGCAACGCCAACTCGGCGTACCACGAGGATGTCAGCATGCCCTACAGCAAGCTGAAGTCGAACATCGCCGAGATCCTCAAGACCGAGGGCTTCATCTCCGACTGGCGCGTCGCTGACGCCGAGGTCGGCAAGAAGCTCGAGCTCGACCTCAAGTTCGGCCCCAACCGCGAGCGCTCGATCGCCGGCATCCGCCGCGTGTCGAAGCCCGGTCTGCGGGTCTACGCGAAGAGCACCAACCTGCCCAAGGTCCTCGGCGGTCTCGGAATCGCGATCTTGTCGACCTCCTCGGGTCTGCTGACCGACAAGCAAGCGTCGAAGAAGGGCGTGGGTGGGGAAGTCCTCGCCTACGTCTGGTAA
- the rplO gene encoding 50S ribosomal protein L15 has translation MAEENVLKLHHLRPAPGAKTAKTRVGRGEASKGKTAGRGTKGTKARYQVPHGFEGGQTPLHMRLPKLRGFKNPNKVTFQVINLDKLSALFPEGGTVGVEELVAKGAVRAKQPVKVLGTGEISVKLDITADKFSASAVEKIEAAGGKTTTA, from the coding sequence ATGGCAGAAGAGAACGTGCTGAAGCTGCACCACCTGCGTCCTGCTCCCGGTGCCAAGACCGCCAAGACCCGCGTGGGTCGCGGTGAGGCGTCGAAGGGCAAGACCGCTGGTCGCGGTACCAAGGGAACGAAGGCCAGGTACCAGGTGCCCCACGGCTTCGAGGGCGGGCAGACCCCGCTGCACATGCGGCTCCCCAAGCTGCGCGGGTTCAAGAACCCGAACAAGGTGACCTTCCAGGTCATCAACCTCGACAAGCTGTCGGCGCTGTTCCCCGAGGGCGGCACCGTGGGCGTCGAGGAGCTCGTCGCCAAGGGCGCCGTGCGCGCCAAGCAGCCGGTCAAGGTGCTGGGCACCGGAGAGATCTCCGTCAAGCTCGACATCACCGCCGACAAGTTCTCGGCGTCCGCCGTCGAGAAGATCGAGGCGGCCGGCGGAAAGACGACGACCGCCTGA
- the rplE gene encoding 50S ribosomal protein L5 gives MTESTVQTRPAPRLKQVYREDIVPKLQEEFGYGNPMQVPGLVKVVVNMGVGDAARDSKLIEGAIRDLTLITGQKPVVTKARKSIAQFKLREGQPIGAHVTMRGARMWEFLDRVVSLALPRIRDFRGLSDRQFDGNGNYTFGLTEQSMFHEIDQDSIDRVRGMDITVVTTAKTDDEGRALLRHLGFPFKTN, from the coding sequence ATGACCGAGAGCACCGTGCAGACCCGCCCGGCACCCCGCCTTAAGCAGGTCTACCGCGAAGACATCGTGCCGAAGCTCCAGGAGGAGTTCGGCTACGGCAACCCGATGCAGGTTCCCGGCCTCGTCAAGGTCGTTGTGAACATGGGTGTGGGAGACGCCGCGCGCGACTCCAAGCTCATCGAGGGCGCGATCCGCGACCTCACCCTTATCACCGGTCAGAAGCCCGTGGTGACGAAGGCCCGGAAGTCGATCGCGCAGTTCAAGCTGCGCGAGGGACAGCCGATCGGTGCCCACGTCACCATGCGCGGAGCCCGGATGTGGGAGTTCCTCGACCGCGTCGTGTCCCTGGCGCTGCCCCGCATCCGCGACTTCCGCGGACTGTCGGACCGCCAGTTCGACGGGAACGGCAACTACACCTTCGGCCTGACCGAGCAGTCGATGTTCCACGAGATCGACCAGGACTCGATCGACCGGGTCCGCGGCATGGACATCACCGTGGTGACCACCGCCAAGACCGACGACGAAGGCCGGGCGCTGCTGCGCCACCTGGGCTTCCCGTTCAAGACCAACTGA
- the rpmD gene encoding 50S ribosomal protein L30, with amino-acid sequence MAQLKITQIKSEIGGKQNQRETLRSLGLKKINDVVVKEDRPEFRGMVNTVRHLVKCEEVD; translated from the coding sequence ATGGCACAGCTGAAGATCACGCAGATCAAGTCCGAAATCGGTGGCAAGCAGAACCAGCGCGAAACCCTCCGGAGCCTCGGTCTCAAGAAGATCAACGACGTCGTCGTGAAAGAGGACCGGCCGGAGTTCCGCGGCATGGTGAACACCGTGCGCCACCTGGTGAAGTGCGAAGAGGTGGATTGA
- the rplF gene encoding 50S ribosomal protein L6 — protein MSRIGKQPISVPSGVEVKVDGRRVSVKGPKGELGLTVAEPIEVALEDGTVTVTRPNDERESRSLHGLTRTLINNQIVGVTEGYSKSLEIVGTGYRVQAKGSNLEFALGYSHSITVEPPAGITFSVEGQNKLTVSGIDKQQVGEVAANIRKLRKPEPYKGKGVRYAGENVRRKVGKAGK, from the coding sequence ATGTCACGCATTGGCAAGCAGCCGATCTCCGTTCCGTCCGGTGTCGAGGTCAAGGTCGACGGCCGCCGGGTCTCCGTCAAGGGACCCAAGGGCGAGCTCGGCCTCACCGTCGCCGAGCCGATCGAGGTCGCGCTCGAGGACGGCACCGTGACCGTCACCCGTCCGAACGACGAGCGCGAGTCGCGCTCGCTCCACGGACTCACCCGCACCCTGATCAACAACCAGATCGTCGGTGTGACCGAGGGCTACTCGAAGTCGCTCGAGATCGTCGGCACCGGCTACCGTGTGCAGGCCAAGGGCTCGAACCTCGAGTTCGCGCTCGGCTACAGCCACTCGATCACCGTCGAGCCGCCGGCCGGGATCACCTTCTCGGTCGAGGGGCAGAACAAGCTGACGGTCTCCGGCATCGACAAGCAGCAGGTCGGTGAGGTCGCGGCCAACATCCGCAAGCTGCGCAAGCCCGAGCCGTACAAGGGCAAGGGTGTTCGCTACGCCGGCGAGAACGTTCGCCGCAAGGTCGGAAAGGCTGGTAAGTGA
- the rplN gene encoding 50S ribosomal protein L14, which yields MIQQESRLKVADNTGAKEILAIRILGGSGRRYAGIGDTIVATVKDAIPGGNVKKGDVVKAVVVRTVKERRRADGSYIRFDENAAVILKTDGEPRGTRIFGPVGRELRDKKFMKIISLAPEVL from the coding sequence GTGATCCAGCAGGAGTCGCGACTCAAGGTCGCCGACAACACGGGCGCGAAGGAGATCCTCGCGATCCGCATCCTCGGCGGCTCCGGCCGGCGCTATGCCGGCATCGGCGACACGATCGTCGCCACCGTCAAGGACGCCATTCCCGGCGGCAACGTCAAGAAGGGCGACGTGGTCAAGGCCGTCGTCGTCCGCACCGTCAAGGAACGCCGTCGCGCCGACGGCTCGTACATCCGATTCGACGAGAACGCAGCGGTCATCCTCAAGACCGACGGCGAGCCTCGCGGCACCCGTATCTTCGGGCCGGTCGGACGCGAGCTGCGCGACAAGAAGTTCATGAAGATCATCTCGCTCGCGCCGGAGGTGTTGTGA
- the infA gene encoding translation initiation factor IF-1 produces MAKKEGVIEIEGSVVEALPNAMFRVELTNGHKVLAHISGKMRQHYIRILPEDRVVVELSPYDLTRGRIVYRYK; encoded by the coding sequence ATGGCCAAAAAAGAAGGGGTCATTGAGATCGAGGGCTCCGTTGTGGAGGCTCTGCCGAACGCCATGTTCCGCGTCGAGCTGACCAACGGGCACAAGGTGCTCGCGCACATCTCCGGAAAGATGCGCCAGCACTACATCCGCATCCTCCCCGAGGATCGGGTCGTGGTGGAGCTGTCTCCCTACGACCTCACCCGCGGTCGTATCGTCTACCGGTACAAGTAA
- a CDS encoding DNA-directed RNA polymerase subunit alpha → MLIAQRPTLTEEAVDTHRSRFVIEPLEPGFGYTLGNSLRRTLLSSIPGAAVTSIRVDGVLHEFTTVPGVKEDVTEFILNLKSLVVSSEFDEPVVAYLRKQGPGTVTAEDISAPAGVEIHNPELFIATLNEDGRLDMELTIERGRGYVSSAQNKNADAEIGRIPVDSIYSPVLKVTYKVEATRVEQRTDFDRLVVDVETKPSITPRDAVASAGKTLVELFGLARELNVEAEGIDIGPSPVDAALAADLALAIEDLDLTVRSYNCLKREGIHTVGELVARSETDLMDIRNFGSKSIDEVKQKLNELGLSLKDSPAGYESPVDGEDVSYVEDEQF, encoded by the coding sequence GTGCTGATTGCACAGCGTCCCACGCTCACGGAAGAGGCTGTAGACACCCACCGGTCGCGGTTCGTCATCGAACCGCTCGAGCCCGGCTTCGGCTACACCCTCGGAAACTCGCTGCGGCGAACCCTGCTGTCCTCGATCCCCGGTGCCGCCGTCACGAGCATCCGGGTCGACGGAGTGCTGCACGAGTTCACCACGGTTCCGGGCGTCAAGGAGGATGTCACCGAGTTCATCCTCAACCTCAAGTCCCTCGTGGTCTCCTCGGAGTTCGACGAGCCGGTCGTGGCCTACCTGCGCAAGCAGGGTCCCGGCACCGTCACCGCCGAGGACATCTCCGCTCCCGCCGGTGTGGAGATCCACAACCCCGAGCTGTTCATCGCCACCCTCAATGAGGACGGCCGCCTCGACATGGAGCTCACCATCGAGCGCGGTCGCGGCTACGTCTCCTCGGCGCAGAACAAGAACGCCGACGCCGAGATCGGCCGGATCCCGGTCGACTCGATCTACTCGCCGGTGCTCAAGGTGACCTACAAGGTCGAGGCGACCCGTGTCGAGCAGCGCACCGACTTCGACCGCCTCGTGGTCGACGTCGAGACGAAGCCCTCCATCACCCCGCGTGATGCCGTGGCCTCGGCCGGCAAGACCCTCGTCGAGCTGTTCGGGCTCGCCCGGGAGCTCAACGTCGAGGCCGAGGGGATCGACATCGGTCCGTCCCCGGTCGACGCCGCGCTCGCCGCCGACCTCGCGCTGGCGATCGAGGATCTCGATCTCACCGTCCGCTCGTACAACTGCCTCAAGCGCGAGGGGATCCACACCGTCGGCGAGCTCGTCGCCCGCAGCGAGACCGACCTCATGGACATCCGCAACTTCGGCTCCAAGTCGATCGACGAGGTCAAGCAGAAGCTCAACGAGCTCGGCCTGAGCCTCAAGGACAGCCCCGCCGGCTACGAGAGCCCGGTCGACGGCGAGGACGTGTCCTACGTCGAGGACGAGCAGTTCTAA
- the rpmJ gene encoding 50S ribosomal protein L36, producing the protein MKVKPSVKKICEKCKVIRRNSRVMVICDNPRHKQRQG; encoded by the coding sequence ATGAAGGTCAAGCCCAGCGTCAAGAAGATCTGTGAGAAGTGCAAGGTCATCCGCCGCAACAGCCGCGTCATGGTGATCTGCGACAACCCGCGCCACAAGCAGCGCCAGGGCTGA
- a CDS encoding adenylate kinase — protein MSVRIILIGPPGAGKGTQAARLSEELGIPAISTGDIFRANVAGETELGRTAKRYMDAGEYVPDEVTNSMVADRLAQHDARPGFLLDGYPRTAAQVAELDSMLSARGESLDHVVELTADTDEVVERLLARAQLQGRADDTEDVIRHRLDVYAEQTQPLTDIYAERGLLRQVDGLGEIEDITARILAQIGR, from the coding sequence ATGAGCGTTCGGATCATCCTCATCGGCCCCCCGGGTGCGGGCAAGGGCACCCAGGCAGCGCGCCTGTCCGAGGAGCTGGGCATCCCGGCGATCTCGACCGGTGACATCTTCCGCGCCAACGTCGCCGGGGAGACGGAGCTCGGTCGGACGGCCAAGCGGTACATGGACGCCGGCGAGTACGTCCCCGACGAGGTCACCAACTCCATGGTCGCCGATCGGCTGGCCCAGCACGATGCGAGGCCCGGCTTCCTCCTCGACGGCTACCCGCGCACCGCCGCGCAGGTCGCCGAGCTCGACTCGATGCTCTCCGCGCGCGGAGAGTCGCTCGACCACGTCGTCGAGCTCACCGCCGACACCGACGAGGTCGTCGAGCGGCTGCTCGCCCGCGCCCAGCTGCAGGGCCGCGCGGACGACACCGAGGACGTCATCCGCCACCGCCTCGACGTCTACGCCGAGCAGACCCAGCCGCTTACCGACATCTACGCCGAGCGCGGCCTGCTCCGGCAGGTCGACGGCCTCGGGGAGATCGAGGACATCACGGCGCGCATCCTCGCGCAGATCGGTCGCTGA
- the rplX gene encoding 50S ribosomal protein L24 gives MAAKLKIKKGDLVQVIAGARASRGGDRGKQGKVLEVFPETNRVLVEGVNRVTKHRKAGQTASGATAGGIEIHEAPIHVAKVMLVDPKDNKPTRVGYRTEEVERDGRTRTVRVRVSRRTGEDI, from the coding sequence ATGGCAGCCAAGCTCAAGATCAAGAAGGGTGACCTCGTGCAGGTCATCGCCGGTGCGCGGGCCTCGCGCGGCGGCGACCGCGGCAAGCAGGGCAAGGTCCTCGAGGTGTTCCCCGAGACCAACCGCGTCCTCGTCGAGGGCGTCAACCGCGTGACCAAGCACCGCAAGGCCGGGCAGACCGCCTCGGGCGCCACCGCCGGCGGCATCGAGATCCACGAGGCGCCGATCCACGTGGCCAAGGTCATGCTCGTCGATCCCAAGGACAACAAGCCGACCCGCGTGGGCTACCGCACCGAGGAAGTCGAACGCGACGGTCGCACCCGTACCGTGCGGGTCCGCGTCTCGCGCCGGACCGGGGAGGACATCTGA
- the map gene encoding type I methionyl aminopeptidase, with product MFGSRTELKTEAQIRTMRRAGLVTRAALEAARAACVPGATTAEVDAAAAAVIADAGARSNFKGYHGFPATACISINDEIVHGIPGPRVLETGDLVSIDCGAIVDGYHGDSAFTLCVGGWDAASAADRRLSEVTEESMWAGIAAFATAKRVGEIGAAIEDFAEREAPDLGLLEDYTGHGIGTQMHMEPEVLNYRARNMGPKVRPGMCLAIEPMLVAGDIASRTLDDEWTVVTVDGKRAAHWEHTVARHAAGIWVLTAEDGGAARLRPYGVVPVPLED from the coding sequence GTGTTCGGTTCCAGGACGGAGCTCAAGACCGAGGCGCAGATCCGCACGATGCGCCGCGCCGGTCTCGTCACGCGGGCGGCCCTCGAGGCCGCCCGCGCGGCGTGCGTCCCCGGTGCGACCACCGCAGAGGTCGACGCCGCGGCCGCCGCCGTCATCGCCGACGCCGGGGCGCGCTCGAACTTCAAGGGCTACCACGGCTTCCCGGCCACCGCGTGCATCTCCATCAACGACGAGATCGTCCACGGGATCCCCGGACCGCGCGTCCTCGAGACCGGCGACCTCGTCTCGATCGACTGCGGCGCGATCGTCGACGGGTACCACGGCGACTCCGCCTTCACGCTGTGCGTGGGAGGCTGGGACGCCGCGAGCGCCGCCGACCGGAGGCTCTCCGAGGTCACCGAGGAATCGATGTGGGCCGGCATCGCGGCCTTCGCCACCGCCAAGCGGGTGGGGGAGATCGGCGCGGCGATCGAGGACTTCGCGGAGCGCGAGGCCCCGGATCTCGGCCTCCTCGAGGACTACACGGGGCACGGCATCGGGACGCAGATGCACATGGAGCCCGAGGTGCTCAACTACCGGGCGCGCAACATGGGGCCGAAGGTCCGGCCGGGGATGTGCCTCGCGATCGAGCCGATGCTCGTCGCCGGCGACATCGCCTCCCGCACCCTCGACGACGAGTGGACCGTGGTCACCGTCGACGGGAAGCGGGCCGCGCACTGGGAGCACACGGTGGCCAGGCACGCCGCCGGCATCTGGGTGCTCACCGCCGAGGACGGGGGCGCGGCACGGCTGCGGCCCTACGGCGTCGTCCCGGTTCCGCTCGAGGACTGA